One Halosegnis longus DNA window includes the following coding sequences:
- a CDS encoding ABC transporter substrate-binding protein codes for MDQTDIVSRRTLLGTGAATAAGLLAGCSGRSSGGTQTDESATDAAEPTATATPEQHSVTMAPVGTVEFDEVPERWVPFTGDYADMGVALGQADGLAGIGVPARYGSHLYEELPGVSVDTDAMTALYSEGTDKETFYSIDADVHVIDPNFAINRLGWSQGDVDELADNVGPFVGNTGFTHVYDWHDDYRYYSMYETLEVLAELFDERARYEAFAAYHDEILADVESRLPEARPDIALLYPAGVPPEGFYPYLVGEGTTSKQWRDLGVGDALAADGITDAQAGGGTIDFETLLDIDPDALAIRLQGEVSETYFDEEIRTPLEEHDVASDLTAVQNDRVIYAGLTYQGPIIHLFQLEAAAQGLYPEEFGGEQLFDRERVADIVTGEFDG; via the coding sequence ATGGACCAGACGGACATCGTGTCGCGACGGACACTACTGGGAACGGGAGCGGCGACGGCCGCCGGGCTGCTCGCCGGCTGTAGCGGACGATCCAGCGGTGGGACACAGACGGACGAGTCGGCGACCGACGCAGCGGAACCGACGGCGACCGCTACGCCCGAACAGCACTCGGTGACGATGGCGCCGGTCGGAACCGTCGAGTTCGACGAGGTTCCGGAGCGCTGGGTGCCGTTCACGGGCGATTACGCCGACATGGGAGTCGCGCTCGGGCAGGCAGACGGGCTGGCAGGTATCGGGGTGCCGGCTCGCTACGGCTCACATCTCTACGAGGAACTGCCGGGTGTGTCGGTCGACACCGACGCCATGACCGCCCTCTACAGCGAGGGGACCGACAAGGAGACGTTCTACAGCATCGACGCCGACGTGCACGTCATCGACCCGAACTTCGCCATCAATCGGCTCGGCTGGAGTCAGGGCGACGTGGACGAACTCGCGGACAACGTCGGCCCGTTCGTCGGCAACACCGGCTTCACGCACGTCTACGACTGGCACGACGACTACCGCTACTACTCCATGTACGAGACGCTGGAGGTGCTGGCGGAGCTGTTCGACGAGCGCGCTCGCTACGAGGCCTTCGCCGCCTACCACGACGAGATACTCGCCGACGTGGAGTCCCGGCTCCCCGAAGCGCGCCCAGATATCGCCCTGTTGTATCCAGCGGGCGTCCCGCCGGAGGGCTTCTACCCGTATCTGGTCGGCGAGGGGACCACCTCGAAGCAGTGGCGCGACCTCGGCGTGGGCGACGCGCTCGCGGCCGACGGGATTACCGACGCACAGGCCGGCGGGGGCACCATCGACTTCGAGACGCTGCTTGATATCGACCCCGACGCGCTCGCGATTCGGCTCCAGGGTGAGGTCTCCGAGACGTACTTCGACGAGGAGATTCGCACTCCCCTCGAAGAGCACGACGTGGCGAGTGACCTCACGGCCGTCCAGAACGACCGCGTCATCTACGCCGGACTCACCTACCAGGGACCGATTATCCACCTGTTCCAACTCGAAGCCGCGGCACAGGGGCTGTACCCCGAGGAGTTCGGCGGCGAACAGCTGTTCGACCGCGAGCGCGTCGCCGACATCGTGACGGGAGAGTTCGATGGCTGA
- a CDS encoding thioredoxin reductase, with the protein MAEADHDVVVVGGGPSGTGAAVFTARYGLDTVVYDRGNAALARAAYVENYPGFPEGIDPATLTQLFHDHLDVAGARRIPDLVESVKRVDGEREGDPARFRVTPADGEAVTARYVVAAAWYDGSYLRPLDASMFETETHHGEEREQLDRDVADDDGTTHIPGLYIAAPTDGRNAQAIVAAGHGAHVARTLIAAEREAEGLSGGLVPEYDWVRPGSTFSGEWADRDRWREWVANERGEDDLSEERAVELRERYIDRAFASSLTDEAVESRKRAGVAALVDRLDTDAVLDAVDDDAIAAYLAEDATADD; encoded by the coding sequence ATGGCTGAGGCCGACCACGACGTCGTCGTTGTCGGCGGCGGTCCGTCGGGGACCGGCGCGGCGGTGTTCACGGCGCGGTACGGGCTCGACACCGTGGTCTACGACCGCGGGAACGCCGCGCTCGCGCGGGCCGCCTACGTCGAGAACTACCCCGGCTTTCCCGAGGGTATCGACCCGGCGACGCTCACGCAGCTGTTCCATGACCACCTCGACGTGGCGGGCGCGAGGCGGATTCCCGACCTCGTCGAATCCGTCAAGCGCGTGGACGGCGAGCGCGAGGGCGACCCCGCCCGGTTCCGTGTCACCCCGGCCGACGGCGAGGCGGTGACGGCGCGGTACGTCGTCGCCGCGGCGTGGTACGACGGCTCGTATCTCCGGCCGCTGGACGCGTCGATGTTCGAAACCGAGACGCACCACGGCGAGGAACGCGAGCAGTTGGACCGCGATGTCGCCGACGACGACGGGACGACGCACATTCCGGGACTGTACATCGCCGCCCCGACGGACGGTCGGAACGCGCAGGCCATCGTCGCGGCCGGCCACGGCGCGCACGTCGCGCGGACGCTCATCGCCGCGGAGCGCGAGGCGGAGGGGTTGTCGGGCGGACTCGTTCCCGAGTACGACTGGGTGCGGCCCGGCAGCACCTTCTCGGGCGAGTGGGCGGACCGCGACCGCTGGCGAGAGTGGGTCGCGAACGAGCGCGGCGAGGACGACCTGAGCGAGGAGCGGGCCGTCGAGCTCCGCGAGCGATACATCGACCGCGCGTTCGCGTCGAGTCTCACCGACGAAGCGGTCGAGAGCCGCAAGCGAGCGGGAGTCGCCGCACTGGTCGACCGGCTCGACACGGACGCCGTGCTCGATGCCGTCGACGACGACGCGATCGCGGCGTATCTCGCAGAGGACGCGACCGCCGACGACTGA
- a CDS encoding NAD(P)/FAD-dependent oxidoreductase: MTDVVVIGGGPAGLSAALFTAKNGLETTVFDTDGTWMHKAHLFNYPGIGSVDGSNLLDTMREQVDDFGVDRKQGVEVTDVAATDGGFAVTADEESYDADYVVLATGANRDLAEGLDCAFTDEDIVDVDVTMETSVEDAYATGGMVRAEEWQAVISAGDGAAAALNILTKEKGEHYHDFDVPSDAEAVFGSMVDEE, translated from the coding sequence ATGACAGATGTAGTTGTCATCGGCGGCGGCCCCGCCGGTCTGAGCGCGGCACTGTTTACGGCCAAGAACGGTCTGGAGACGACGGTCTTCGACACGGACGGCACGTGGATGCACAAGGCGCATCTGTTCAACTATCCGGGCATCGGCTCCGTCGACGGCTCGAACCTGCTCGACACGATGCGCGAGCAGGTGGACGACTTCGGCGTCGACCGAAAGCAGGGCGTCGAGGTGACCGATGTGGCCGCGACCGACGGCGGCTTCGCGGTTACGGCCGACGAGGAGAGCTACGACGCCGACTACGTCGTGCTCGCGACGGGCGCGAACCGCGATCTCGCCGAAGGGCTCGACTGTGCGTTCACCGACGAGGACATCGTCGACGTGGACGTGACGATGGAGACCTCGGTCGAGGACGCCTACGCGACGGGCGGGATGGTCCGCGCCGAGGAGTGGCAGGCCGTCATCTCCGCGGGCGACGGTGCCGCCGCCGCGCTCAACATCCTCACGAAGGAGAAGGGCGAACACTACCACGACTTCGACGTGCCGTCGGACGCCGAAGCGGTGTTCGGCTCGATGGTCGACGAGGAGTGA
- a CDS encoding helix-turn-helix transcriptional regulator: MTEPLEAIEFLARSPNRVAVLRAVADAPHSRRDLREATGASQPTLTRIIRDFEEHDWIRRTDEGYVATPLGGLLADGFADLLTVVETEQHLRDVAPWLPTDDLDIDLTALHDATITRPTTTDPSGPLKRALELTADARQHRILSYALNRDMVERLHAATVEGTQQFEAVVTDATIEPLRDAPALWAKFRAVADSDSVSIRVADQPVSFAMGVADDTVYFLLRDDGEVLRALVESEDGRVLGWAHDTFERYWATASPLDV, encoded by the coding sequence ATGACGGAGCCGCTCGAAGCAATCGAGTTCCTCGCGCGCTCGCCGAATCGCGTGGCGGTGTTGCGCGCCGTCGCCGACGCGCCACACTCCCGGCGCGACCTCCGGGAGGCGACGGGGGCCTCACAGCCGACGCTCACCCGCATCATCCGCGATTTCGAGGAGCACGACTGGATTCGCCGGACCGACGAGGGGTACGTCGCGACGCCGCTGGGCGGGCTCCTCGCCGACGGCTTCGCCGACCTCCTCACCGTCGTGGAGACGGAACAACACCTGCGGGACGTTGCGCCGTGGCTCCCGACCGACGACCTCGATATCGACCTGACCGCGCTCCACGACGCGACGATTACGCGCCCGACGACGACCGACCCGAGCGGCCCGCTGAAGCGCGCGCTCGAACTCACCGCCGACGCCCGCCAACACCGCATCCTCTCGTACGCACTCAACCGCGACATGGTCGAACGGCTCCACGCGGCGACCGTCGAGGGGACCCAGCAGTTCGAGGCCGTCGTGACCGACGCGACGATCGAACCCTTGCGAGACGCCCCGGCGCTGTGGGCGAAGTTTCGCGCCGTCGCCGACAGCGACTCCGTGAGCATCAGGGTGGCCGACCAGCCGGTCTCCTTCGCGATGGGCGTCGCCGACGACACCGTCTACTTCCTGTTGCGCGACGACGGCGAGGTGTTGCGCGCGCTGGTCGAAAGCGAGGACGGGCGCGTGCTCGGGTGGGCACACGACACCTTCGAGCGCTACTGGGCGACGGCGTCGCCACTCGACGTCTGA
- a CDS encoding universal stress protein, whose translation MSVFPQSSADSPQKSVSGPSAPGVFDRIVLAVDEDTDETVAETAVALAAAHDATLDVLSVVRMWSTVDNWDAAVERREASAERALDVAGEIAAGSGVEVRKRLRYGTPAEEIGLYAEGNEADIVVAGEPSRGRLGRLFSGRATMGDVRRAVSMPVMTVPSV comes from the coding sequence ATGAGCGTCTTTCCGCAGTCGTCCGCCGATTCGCCACAGAAGTCGGTGTCGGGACCGTCCGCACCGGGTGTGTTCGACCGTATCGTCCTCGCCGTCGACGAGGACACGGACGAGACCGTCGCCGAGACCGCCGTCGCACTCGCCGCGGCCCACGACGCGACCCTCGACGTGCTCTCGGTCGTCCGCATGTGGTCGACGGTGGACAACTGGGACGCGGCCGTCGAGCGTCGCGAGGCAAGCGCGGAGCGCGCACTCGATGTCGCCGGCGAGATTGCCGCCGGGTCGGGCGTCGAGGTGCGAAAGCGACTCCGCTACGGCACGCCCGCCGAGGAAATCGGGCTGTACGCCGAGGGGAACGAGGCCGACATCGTCGTCGCCGGCGAGCCGTCGCGCGGTCGCCTCGGCCGACTCTTCTCGGGTCGCGCGACGATGGGCGACGTGCGCCGCGCCGTCTCGATGCCCGTGATGACGGTCCCGAGCGTCTGA
- a CDS encoding outer membrane protein assembly factor BamB family protein — protein MRRRTTAAVVTICAMLGALALFGLVAGPSGQLTSEWVSDTPRENSVNHHAVGVGPDSDVVLAPVAEVPRDEVTMTRTSCSLVRLAPDDGTTSWQTEMPPEDCVTHALTEPAIGDIDRDGAMEALIATTENALIAYETDSGSEQWRVPLDTFGYGRPTIADLSLGPGPEVVASDIGGDVVAVHGNGTVAWRQSLNETGWERTTVWQSPTVADYDADGDSEILLGSNSGPVLLSATGAIEWQREGGATYTATAQTDDDPAMELFTADTDGVRAYDGRTGALDWEREFTDARIRTATDGDGDGRVELYVGRLGGEVVALDAQTGETEWTTALTDADDTIVPPPVLGDVDGDGDHEVVTALNDGTVAVLGPETGTQLALYERPVPLWTFPTVADLDDDGAAEVLARYGDGRVVALSYESREGPFGL, from the coding sequence ATGCGACGTCGAACGACGGCGGCGGTGGTTACCATCTGTGCTATGCTGGGAGCCCTCGCACTGTTCGGCCTGGTCGCCGGACCGAGCGGACAGCTCACGAGCGAGTGGGTGAGCGATACGCCGCGAGAAAACTCCGTGAACCACCACGCCGTCGGAGTCGGTCCGGATAGCGACGTGGTGCTCGCGCCCGTCGCCGAGGTGCCACGCGACGAGGTGACGATGACGCGCACCTCCTGTTCGCTGGTCCGGCTCGCACCGGACGACGGCACGACGTCGTGGCAAACAGAGATGCCTCCCGAGGACTGCGTGACACACGCGCTGACGGAGCCGGCTATCGGTGATATCGACCGCGACGGAGCGATGGAGGCACTCATCGCCACGACGGAGAACGCGCTCATCGCTTACGAAACAGACAGCGGGAGCGAGCAGTGGCGCGTCCCGCTAGACACCTTCGGCTACGGGCGACCGACGATTGCCGACCTGTCGCTCGGTCCCGGCCCCGAGGTTGTCGCCAGCGACATCGGCGGGGATGTCGTCGCAGTCCACGGGAACGGCACGGTGGCGTGGCGGCAGTCGCTGAACGAGACGGGCTGGGAGCGAACGACGGTCTGGCAGTCGCCGACCGTCGCAGATTACGACGCCGACGGCGATAGCGAGATACTGCTCGGCAGCAACAGCGGACCGGTGCTGTTGTCGGCAACCGGTGCTATCGAGTGGCAGCGCGAGGGTGGGGCGACCTACACCGCGACTGCACAGACCGACGACGACCCCGCGATGGAGCTGTTTACCGCCGACACCGACGGCGTCCGCGCGTACGACGGGCGGACGGGAGCGCTCGACTGGGAGCGCGAGTTCACCGACGCGCGCATCCGAACGGCGACGGATGGTGACGGCGACGGGCGCGTCGAGCTGTACGTGGGCCGGCTCGGCGGCGAGGTGGTCGCGCTCGACGCCCAAACGGGTGAGACAGAGTGGACGACCGCACTGACTGACGCCGACGACACGATTGTTCCGCCACCGGTGCTCGGTGACGTGGACGGTGACGGCGACCACGAAGTGGTCACAGCGCTGAACGATGGCACTGTCGCAGTGCTCGGACCCGAGACGGGCACACAGTTGGCGCTGTATGAACGACCGGTCCCGCTGTGGACCTTCCCAACGGTGGCTGATCTCGATGACGACGGCGCGGCGGAGGTTCTCGCCCGGTACGGCGACGGACGCGTGGTCGCGCTGTCGTATGAGTCACGCGAGGGGCCGTTTGGCCTGTAG
- a CDS encoding hemolysin family protein: MNATEIGIRLAAGVGLILLNGFFVAIEFALTRARQFDRDEFVDGSAALERAWEMTQELELYLTTCQVGITASSIAVGIVAEPALAALFEPLFAGSRLATIGAGALIGYFIINLVHLTHGEQTPTYLGVERSRFVCRWGARPLHWFYVLISPIITLGDAVAKWTLRLFGIEMTGAWLETEEDALESRAQLRTRLSDLLEEGELTRERREEVLGALDADERPISDIVVDREDIVALSTTASPAENFERIRDTPHTRFPLVDGDLDSFEGVVYAPSIIDNYESLKDGSVAFADIAAPSMTLPASTTISDAFDQFQAEQQELALVVYDGEVVGLLTATDALEAIMGDIEDPLDPDSSSQ, from the coding sequence ATGAACGCGACAGAAATCGGGATACGACTGGCTGCCGGTGTCGGACTAATCTTACTGAACGGTTTTTTCGTCGCTATCGAGTTTGCGCTGACGCGCGCCAGACAGTTCGATAGAGACGAGTTCGTCGACGGGAGCGCCGCCCTCGAACGCGCCTGGGAGATGACACAGGAGCTGGAGCTGTATCTCACCACCTGTCAGGTCGGGATTACCGCCTCCTCGATTGCAGTCGGTATCGTCGCCGAACCGGCGCTGGCCGCCCTCTTCGAGCCGCTGTTCGCCGGGAGCAGACTCGCGACCATCGGCGCGGGCGCGCTCATCGGCTACTTCATCATCAACCTCGTCCACCTGACCCACGGCGAGCAGACGCCGACGTATCTCGGCGTCGAGCGGTCGCGGTTCGTCTGCCGGTGGGGTGCACGGCCGCTCCACTGGTTTTACGTCCTCATCTCGCCGATTATCACGCTCGGCGACGCCGTCGCGAAGTGGACGCTGAGACTGTTCGGCATCGAGATGACCGGCGCGTGGCTCGAAACCGAAGAGGACGCACTGGAGTCGCGTGCCCAACTTCGAACCCGGCTCAGCGACCTGCTGGAGGAGGGTGAACTCACGCGCGAGCGCCGCGAGGAGGTGCTCGGCGCACTCGACGCCGACGAGCGACCGATTTCCGACATCGTCGTCGACCGGGAAGACATCGTCGCGCTCTCGACGACGGCCTCGCCCGCGGAGAACTTCGAGCGCATCCGCGATACGCCACACACCCGCTTCCCACTCGTCGACGGCGACCTCGACTCCTTCGAAGGCGTCGTCTACGCGCCCTCGATTATCGACAACTACGAATCGCTGAAAGACGGGAGCGTCGCCTTCGCCGACATCGCGGCCCCGTCGATGACCCTGCCCGCGAGCACGACCATCAGCGACGCGTTCGACCAGTTCCAGGCCGAACAGCAGGAGCTCGCGCTCGTCGTCTATGACGGCGAGGTGGTCGGCCTGCTCACCGCGACGGACGCGCTGGAGGCCATCATGGGCGACATCGAGGACCCGCTCGACCCCGACTCGTCGAGTCAGTAG
- a CDS encoding SDR family NAD(P)-dependent oxidoreductase translates to MLEDTVQIVCGAGGGLGEETAVAMADHGATVVVNDLGVAVDGEGTDPEPAESTVERIEDAGGEAMAHFGDVSDLEYTERLVADTVDEYGAVHGVINFAGILRDSMVFNMDEAEWDAVVNVHLKGHFSLVRAVSRHWRERSKAEDGFDRQRSLTCVSSGVAAGNPGQSNYSAAKAGILGLMRTSARELHQYDVRVNAMWPTALTRMTEDLPGMEGLDEESMGPQLVPAVPVFLASEAATDVNGVTLAIAGGNLSIVSDPERERTLSKDIDAEGRWTPEEIESRWEELTDGFETMRMDPGY, encoded by the coding sequence ATGCTCGAGGACACAGTACAGATTGTCTGCGGCGCGGGCGGTGGATTAGGCGAGGAGACGGCGGTCGCGATGGCCGACCACGGGGCGACGGTCGTGGTGAACGACCTCGGCGTGGCCGTCGACGGCGAGGGGACGGACCCGGAGCCGGCCGAATCGACGGTCGAACGAATCGAGGATGCGGGCGGCGAGGCGATGGCCCACTTCGGGGACGTGAGCGACCTCGAATACACCGAACGGCTCGTCGCCGACACCGTCGACGAGTACGGAGCCGTCCACGGCGTCATCAACTTCGCCGGCATCCTCCGTGATTCGATGGTGTTCAACATGGACGAAGCCGAGTGGGACGCCGTCGTCAACGTCCACCTGAAGGGCCACTTCTCGCTGGTGCGGGCGGTGTCGCGCCACTGGCGCGAGCGGTCGAAGGCGGAGGACGGATTCGACCGCCAGCGCTCGCTCACCTGCGTCTCCAGCGGGGTCGCAGCCGGCAACCCCGGCCAGTCGAACTACTCGGCCGCGAAGGCCGGCATCCTCGGACTGATGCGTACCTCTGCGCGCGAACTCCACCAGTACGACGTGCGCGTCAACGCGATGTGGCCGACCGCGCTCACCCGGATGACAGAGGACCTCCCCGGCATGGAGGGACTCGACGAGGAGTCCATGGGGCCACAGCTCGTGCCTGCCGTTCCCGTCTTCCTCGCGAGCGAGGCCGCCACGGACGTGAACGGCGTCACGCTCGCCATCGCGGGCGGAAACCTCTCCATCGTCTCGGATCCGGAACGCGAGCGGACTCTCTCGAAGGATATCGACGCGGAGGGTCGCTGGACGCCCGAAGAAATCGAATCCAGGTGGGAGGAACTCACCGACGGCTTCGAGACGATGCGGATGGACCCCGGCTACTGA
- a CDS encoding cobyrinic acid a,c-diamide synthase — MRGIVLGGTSSGTGKTVATLAVLRALQRAGKTVQPAKAGPDFIDPSHHAAVADKPSRTLDPWLQGADGLRRTYARGTGDVCVVEGMMGLYDGDVASTADVAATLGLPVVLVVDASAGMESVGATALGFREYDDRIDVAGVIAQRAHGGRHAEGIRAALPDGITYLGRVPPDDRLAIPDRHLGLELGSESPVPTEVLDDAASHLDTERLLNVCREPEPPERPTGSRGADAVDARVAMATGPSFAFRYPATVERLRERATLVTFDPRHDPLPDCDGVYLPGGYPELYAEALSASEALGTLADRAAEGLPVFGECGGLLALGESLRVDGETHAMAGQLPIDAEMHDRYQALDHVELDARRDSPVASAGETLRGHEFHYSSARPASDARFAFDVARGDGIDGKDGVTEHATLGTYCHVHAESGAFDSFLESVAGE; from the coding sequence GTGCGCGGTATCGTCCTCGGCGGCACGAGCTCCGGAACGGGAAAGACAGTCGCGACGCTCGCCGTGCTGCGTGCGCTCCAACGCGCGGGGAAGACGGTCCAGCCCGCGAAGGCCGGTCCCGACTTCATCGACCCGAGCCACCACGCCGCCGTCGCCGACAAGCCCTCACGGACCCTCGACCCGTGGCTGCAGGGAGCCGACGGGCTTCGTCGAACCTACGCCCGTGGGACCGGCGACGTGTGCGTCGTCGAGGGGATGATGGGGCTGTACGACGGCGACGTGGCCTCGACCGCCGACGTGGCCGCGACCCTCGGTTTGCCGGTCGTGCTCGTGGTCGATGCGTCGGCCGGAATGGAAAGCGTCGGCGCGACGGCGCTCGGCTTCCGCGAGTACGACGACCGCATCGACGTGGCCGGCGTCATCGCCCAGCGCGCCCACGGCGGTCGCCACGCCGAGGGGATTCGGGCGGCGCTTCCCGACGGCATCACCTACCTCGGGCGCGTCCCGCCGGACGACCGGCTCGCGATTCCAGACCGCCATCTCGGATTGGAACTCGGCTCCGAATCGCCCGTCCCGACCGAGGTGTTGGACGACGCCGCGAGCCATCTCGACACCGAGCGGCTGCTAAACGTGTGTCGCGAGCCGGAGCCGCCGGAGCGCCCGACGGGCAGCCGCGGTGCCGATGCGGTTGACGCGCGCGTCGCGATGGCGACCGGTCCGTCCTTCGCCTTCCGGTATCCGGCCACCGTCGAGCGGCTGCGCGAGCGCGCGACGCTCGTCACGTTCGACCCGCGTCACGACCCGCTGCCGGACTGCGACGGCGTCTATCTCCCCGGAGGGTACCCCGAACTGTACGCCGAAGCGCTCTCGGCGTCGGAGGCGCTCGGGACACTGGCCGACCGCGCAGCCGAGGGACTCCCCGTCTTCGGCGAGTGTGGTGGCCTGCTCGCGCTGGGCGAATCACTCCGCGTCGACGGCGAGACCCACGCGATGGCCGGCCAGCTCCCCATCGACGCCGAGATGCACGACCGGTATCAGGCCCTGGACCACGTCGAACTCGATGCGCGCCGGGACAGCCCGGTTGCGAGCGCGGGCGAGACGCTCCGAGGCCACGAGTTCCACTACTCAAGCGCGCGCCCGGCGAGCGATGCGCGGTTCGCCTTCGACGTGGCGCGAGGCGATGGCATCGACGGGAAGGACGGCGTGACCGAACACGCAACCCTCGGGACGTACTGCCACGTCCACGCCGAAAGCGGGGCGTTCGACTCATTTCTCGAGTCCGTCGCTGGCGAGTAG
- the cbiE gene encoding precorrin-6y C5,15-methyltransferase (decarboxylating) subunit CbiE: MGERDFDTGQRVPVVGIGPGSDDYLTVGGRRVLRTADVVVGFTTVLDCVDEHVGERLDCSYDDQTERLAEFGERVRDGELGVAVAMGDPNCSGGQFVDRVRAAVGEVRVCPGVSSTQVAAARAGVAYDEAAIESLHKRGDCAAERDRLRAALPERALIVLPLPWQTMPEDIARDLLASHPEAGDRRAVVCESVTLPGETLTRTTLAELADGADGESAFSDLSVLVVQPP, encoded by the coding sequence ATGGGTGAACGCGACTTCGACACGGGACAGAGAGTACCGGTGGTCGGTATCGGCCCCGGGAGCGACGACTACCTGACCGTCGGCGGGCGGCGTGTGCTCCGTACGGCCGACGTGGTGGTCGGCTTCACGACCGTCCTCGACTGCGTTGATGAACACGTCGGCGAGCGTCTCGACTGCTCGTACGACGACCAGACCGAACGGCTTGCCGAGTTCGGCGAGCGCGTCCGGGACGGCGAGTTGGGGGTCGCGGTTGCGATGGGCGACCCGAACTGCTCGGGAGGACAGTTCGTCGACAGAGTGCGCGCGGCGGTCGGCGAGGTTCGGGTCTGTCCGGGCGTCTCGTCGACGCAGGTGGCTGCCGCCCGCGCCGGCGTCGCGTACGACGAGGCCGCAATCGAGAGTCTCCACAAGCGCGGTGACTGCGCCGCCGAACGCGACCGACTCCGGGCCGCGCTCCCGGAGCGCGCGCTCATCGTGCTTCCGCTTCCGTGGCAGACGATGCCGGAAGATATCGCCCGCGACCTGCTTGCGTCACATCCAGAGGCCGGCGACCGCCGAGCGGTCGTCTGTGAGTCGGTGACGCTTCCCGGGGAGACGCTGACCCGGACGACGCTCGCCGAACTTGCCGACGGAGCGGACGGCGAGTCGGCATTCTCTGATTTATCGGTGCTCGTGGTGCAGCCACCCTAG